From a single Callithrix jacchus isolate 240 chromosome 5, calJac240_pri, whole genome shotgun sequence genomic region:
- the TMEM239 gene encoding transmembrane protein 239 isoform X2, with the protein MQQPRVETDTIGAGEGPQQAAPWSACFTRQGWVHWLASHVPRSWIHWWNTSSWRQPLQRLLWGLEGILYLLLALMLCHALFTTGSYLLSSLWPVMAAVWRHLLPALLLLVLSALPALLFTASFLLLFSTLLSLVGLITSMTHPAYAQNLDQ; encoded by the coding sequence GACAGATACCATCGGGGCCGGCGAGGGGCCACAGCAGGCAGCGCCCTGGTCGGCCTGTTTCACACGGCAAGGCTGGGTGCACTGGTTGGCATCCCATGTGCCCCGGAGCTGGATCCACTGGTGGAACACCTCGAGCTGGCGGCAACCGCTGCAGCGCCTGCTGTGGGGTCTGGAGGGGATACTCTACCTGCTGCTGGCACTGATGCTGTGCCATGCGCTCTTCACCACTGGCTCCTACCTGCTGAGCTCCTTGTGGCCCGTCATGGCTGCGGTGTGGCGCCACCTGCTGCCGGCTCTCCTGCTGCTGGTGCTCAGTGCCCTGCCTGCCCTCCTCTTCACGGCATCCTTCCTGCTGCTCTTCTCCACGCTGCTGAGCCTCGTGGGCCTCATCACCTCCATGACTCACCCAGCTTACGCTCAGAACTTGGATCAATAG